The Pedobacter roseus genome contains a region encoding:
- the thrC gene encoding threonine synthase, translating to MKLYSTNNKDLRVSFKEAVFNSMPQDKGLYMPVEIPQLDTDFIENIEKYSLPEIAYKVASTLLKDEIPAEDLKAIIEDAINFEAPAVKLDDKTFVLELFHGPSLAFKDFGARFMSRVMAYFLKDGEQLLDVLVATSGDTGGAVALGFLGLPNTRVTILYPEGKVSPIQELQLTTNGENIRAVEVKGTFDDCQALVKQAFADDELNAKFRLTSANSINISRLIPQTFYYFNTYAQLKKQGLNDVIFSVPSGNFGNIGAGLLAYKLGLPVKQFIAATNVNDTVPRFLESGVYETKPSTQTYSNAMDVGAPSNWVRIMDLFDQDVEAVKKVVTSYRFTDEETLRGIKELDNKLNYVACPHTAIAYLAIEKYRSENPSDESAAVFLSTAHACKFPDIFPADLAAKIEIPEQVKALESKPKHADQLGTDFEGFKGYLLKG from the coding sequence ATGAAACTATACTCAACCAACAATAAAGATTTACGTGTTTCTTTTAAAGAAGCCGTTTTTAACAGTATGCCGCAGGATAAAGGCTTATATATGCCGGTAGAAATCCCGCAGCTTGATACAGATTTTATCGAAAATATTGAGAAGTATTCTCTACCTGAAATTGCTTACAAGGTAGCCTCGACATTATTAAAAGATGAGATTCCTGCTGAAGATTTAAAAGCCATAATTGAAGATGCCATTAATTTTGAAGCTCCAGCGGTTAAACTAGATGACAAAACCTTTGTGCTCGAATTGTTCCATGGTCCATCGTTGGCCTTTAAAGATTTTGGTGCGCGTTTTATGAGCCGTGTTATGGCTTATTTCTTAAAAGATGGTGAACAACTGCTAGATGTTTTAGTTGCGACTTCTGGTGATACCGGTGGCGCAGTGGCTTTGGGTTTCTTAGGCCTACCGAATACTCGTGTAACGATCCTTTATCCGGAAGGAAAAGTAAGTCCGATACAAGAACTGCAGTTAACCACCAATGGCGAAAACATCAGAGCCGTTGAGGTAAAAGGAACGTTTGATGATTGCCAGGCTTTGGTAAAGCAGGCTTTTGCGGATGATGAACTGAACGCAAAATTCCGGTTAACCTCAGCCAATTCGATTAACATTTCAAGGTTGATCCCGCAAACATTTTATTATTTCAATACTTATGCCCAACTGAAAAAGCAAGGCTTAAACGATGTAATATTTTCTGTACCAAGTGGAAACTTCGGCAATATTGGTGCTGGCCTGCTTGCTTACAAATTAGGGTTGCCAGTTAAACAGTTTATTGCCGCTACCAATGTAAACGACACCGTTCCACGCTTTTTAGAAAGTGGTGTTTACGAAACCAAACCATCAACACAAACTTATTCGAATGCGATGGATGTTGGTGCACCAAGTAATTGGGTTCGTATTATGGATCTTTTTGATCAGGATGTGGAAGCGGTTAAAAAAGTGGTTACTTCTTATCGCTTCACTGACGAAGAAACATTGCGAGGTATTAAAGAACTTGACAATAAACTAAATTATGTTGCCTGTCCGCATACAGCGATTGCGTATTTGGCAATTGAAAAATACAGAAGCGAAAATCCATCTGATGAAAGTGCGGCTGTTTTCTTATCTACTGCACATGCCTGCAAATTTCCTGATATTTTCCCGGCAGATCTTGCTGCTAAAATCGAAATTCCAGAACAGGTAAAAGCTTTGGAAAGTAAACCTAAACATGCAGATCAGTTGGGGACAGATTTTGAAGGATTTAAGGGTTATTTGCTTAAAGGGTAA
- a CDS encoding homoserine kinase, with protein sequence MKNSIKVFAPATVANVVCGFDVLGFAVNEPGDEVEMRFTDTPGVVIKRITGDDGRLPLDAAKNTVSASVQHYLKHIDRLDVGVEIELYKKMPIGSGLGSSSASTVAGLFAINKLMGDLLTTKELVPFAMKGEELACGYGHADNVAPALLGGFVLVRSYEPLDVISLPTPAGMYAAIVYPEVDVPTKDARQMIRSKVALKDAVIQWGNVAGLVSGLFMNDFDLIGRSMKDVLVEPTRSILIPGFEEMRKLAMENGAIGFGISGSGPSVFALTKDEETARKITKSQQQHLHKININSKAFVSPVNAEGPKVM encoded by the coding sequence ATGAAAAATAGTATAAAAGTTTTCGCTCCGGCAACGGTTGCAAATGTAGTGTGCGGTTTCGACGTACTGGGCTTCGCCGTAAACGAACCGGGTGATGAAGTGGAAATGCGTTTTACAGACACACCAGGAGTAGTGATCAAAAGAATTACCGGCGATGACGGCCGTTTACCATTGGATGCTGCTAAAAATACGGTAAGTGCCAGTGTGCAACATTATTTAAAACACATCGATCGTTTAGATGTAGGCGTAGAAATTGAACTGTACAAAAAAATGCCCATTGGTAGCGGATTGGGCTCGAGCTCGGCCAGTACGGTTGCCGGTTTATTTGCCATTAACAAATTAATGGGCGATTTATTAACGACCAAAGAATTGGTACCTTTTGCCATGAAAGGTGAAGAACTGGCTTGTGGTTATGGCCATGCCGATAATGTTGCGCCTGCGTTATTGGGCGGATTTGTGTTGGTGAGAAGCTACGAGCCACTCGATGTAATTTCTTTACCTACGCCGGCTGGTATGTATGCAGCAATTGTTTACCCTGAAGTAGATGTACCAACTAAAGATGCGCGCCAGATGATACGCAGTAAGGTTGCTTTAAAAGATGCGGTTATCCAATGGGGAAATGTGGCAGGTTTAGTTAGTGGATTGTTTATGAATGATTTTGACCTGATTGGCCGCAGTATGAAAGATGTTTTGGTAGAACCAACACGTTCGATACTAATTCCTGGTTTTGAAGAAATGAGAAAACTGGCTATGGAAAATGGTGCAATCGGCTTCGGAATTTCAGGTTCTGGACCATCAGTTTTCGCACTAACTAAAGACGAAGAAACAGCCAGAAAAATAACCAAATCGCAACAGCAACACCTACATAAAATAAATATTAACAGCAAAGCTTTTGTTTCTCCGGTTAACGCGGAAGGGCCGAAAGTTATGTAA
- a CDS encoding DinB family protein, with protein sequence MNPVLAHKNEILSLVDQAMIDFENITKKAWNDKLQPSKWSKKELLGHLIDSASNNIRRLIVGQYEQGVKIVYHQDEWVLYQNYQETDIADVKMLWKLLNHQICRVIENIPEEKLQNNCDTGKGKTELHTLSYFIEDYVVHLKYHLNQITA encoded by the coding sequence ATGAATCCGGTTTTAGCACATAAAAATGAAATCCTAAGCCTGGTTGATCAGGCAATGATTGATTTTGAAAATATCACAAAAAAAGCCTGGAACGATAAACTGCAACCCTCAAAATGGTCTAAAAAAGAATTATTGGGTCATTTGATCGATAGTGCTTCCAATAACATTCGCCGGTTAATTGTTGGCCAGTATGAGCAGGGTGTTAAAATCGTTTATCATCAGGATGAATGGGTGCTTTATCAAAATTATCAAGAAACTGATATCGCTGATGTTAAAATGCTTTGGAAATTGTTAAACCATCAGATTTGCCGGGTAATTGAAAACATTCCGGAAGAAAAGCTTCAGAATAACTGTGATACCGGAAAAGGAAAAACAGAACTGCATACACTTTCTTATTTTATTGAAGATTATGTTGTGCATTTAAAATATCATTTAAACCAAATAACCGCTTAA